Within the Gloeobacter kilaueensis JS1 genome, the region CAACGGAGACGGTACCTTTGCTCTCGCCCAGACGCTTGAATTCGGTGCCGACTCCGTCGTCGCTGGTGATCTCGACGGTGATGGCGATCTAGATCTGATCACCGGGCTCTCCGCTTCCCAGAGCTACGTCTCCCTGCTCAAAAACAACGGCAACGGCACCTTTGCTCCACCAGTTAAACTGCTGATCGTCCCCTCCGCTCCTTACAGCCCTCTCTCCGTCGCACTCGGAGATCTCGATGGCGACGGCGATCTCGACATCGCCTTTGCTCCCGGTGCAGACCAAGGGTCGCTCTCGGTGCTCAAGAACAATGGCAACGCAACATTTGCTCCACCCAATCAGGTCACAACTGGAGCGTACCTGGAATCGATTGTGCTCGCAGACCTCGATGGCGACAGCGATCTCGATCTGGCAATCACTGGAGGCAACGAGCGCAGGGTGGTGCAGGTATTCAAGAACAATGGCCTGGGCAGTTTTGGTGCAGTTGCTCTCTTCAGCACTGCTGGCAAAGTGCCGAACACCCTTACTGCCGGTGACCTCGACGGTGATGGTGACCTCGATCTGGTGAGCACGGACCGTACAGATGGCACCGTCTCGGTGCTCACCAATGGCGGAAACGCGACTTTTACTACATCCCGTTCCTATGCCGGGGCCGGCAATTATTTGGCTAGGGCGGTACTCGGCGACTTCGACGGTGACAGGGCTCTCGATGTGTCGGTAGGTGCAAGTTGCAGCTCGTCGATATTGTTTAACCGGGGAGGTACCCTACTCGCCGCTCGCAACTTTGCCACGGGTGGTGAGGCATCGGCAGTTGCCCTCGGAGATCTCGACAGCGACGGTGACCTGGATGTGATCGCGGTGGATAGCACTGGCCTGGATACAGGCATCTCGGTGCTCAAAAACAAGGGCAACGGTGGCCTTGGTGCTCCCCGCCGCTACCCGAGCCCGAGCCCCTCGGGGCTTGTCTCGGGGTTTGCCAGTGGTGATTTTGACGGCGATGGAGATCTGGATCTGGCCGTAGCGGAGTATTTCAGTGGCATTATTCAGGTGCTCTCCAACAACGGCAAAGGTACTTTTGTGGCAACTGCCAACTTCAATGCGGGCAGTGCAATCTCCAGTCTGAGCGTCGGGGATCTCGACAGCGACGGTGACCTGGACTTGCTGGCTGCCAGTCGAAATGACTATATCTCGGTATTCCGGAACGGCGGCGGCACTTTTGGTGCCCCAAGGCGTTTTTCTTTCTATATCGACAACGGCAACGATCTTGCTAACGCCCAAGTTGTCCTGGGTGACATCGACGGTGACGGCGACCTGGATCTAGTTGCGCCTCAGTTCAATTCTAATAGGCTCGGTATACTCAAGAACAACGGCGATGGTACCTTTGCCACCAACACTACCTACCTGTCTGTTGATGGAAGACCTCTAGGTGTTGTTGGTGCCGACTTTGACGGCGATGGTGACCTGGATTTAGCTGTCACCGTCACCGTCAGCAATGGCTCTATAGTCTCCGTTCTGTTAAACAGAGGTGATGGAACTTTTGATGCCCCTGCTATCTTCCACACTATTGACGGAAACAGCAGCATTTCTGCTGGTGACCTGGACGGTGACGGTGACGTTGATCTCGTTACATCGGGTAGACTTGCTAACGTTTCGGTTCTACTCAATCGGGGTGGAGGCCGCTTCGCGCTTGAGGCCAGCCTTACACCAGCCGCTGACGGTGTAGCAATCGGAGATCTAGACGGCGATGGCGATCTGGATCTAACCGTGGCGAGGGGCGGAAACAACACGTCGGTGGCGGTGCTTGAGAACATAACCCGACGACGCACTCTGAGTGCGGCTGCCCATAAATAGATCACTCTGCGCCCTGGAGCCAATCAGCCGACCAAATCTTCTATCGCCTCAGCCTGGGTGGGCAGATCGGCGGTGAGGACTTCTGCACCAGTTGAGGTGACGAGCACATCGTCCTCGATGCGGATGCCGCGCACGTCGGCAAATTGCTCAAGCCGTTCCCAGTCAATCATCTGCCGGTAGCGCTCGCGGTTGGTCGGATCGTCCAGGATCGCCGGTACCTGATAAAAGCCAGGCTCGATCGTCGTTGCCATGCCGGTCGTGAGGGTGCGATCGAGGCGCAGGTAGCCCAGGCCGAAGCGATGGGAGCGGCTGCGGCCCGGAGCGTAACCCGCCAGATCTCCCAGATCTTCCATGTCGTGAACGTCGAGGCCGATGAGGTGGCCGACGCCGTGGGGGAAAAATAAAGCGTGGGCGTCCGCTTCGACCAGATCTTCGGCTTGACCGCGCAGGATGCCCAGATCTACGAGGCCCGCCGCGATCGTCCGGCAGGCGGCAAGATGAACGTCCCGGTACTCGACTCCTGGCTTTATCAGGGCGATGGCGTCGTCGTGGGCGGCGAGTACCACGTCGTAGAGGGCGCGCTGGCTCGCGCTGAAGCGGCCCGAGACCGGCCAGGTGCGGGTGATGTCCGAGGCCCAGCCCAGCTCCGATTCGGCTCCCGCATCGACGAGCAATAGATCGCCGGGCTGGAGGGGGTTGTAGTAGTGCTCGTTGTGGAGCACTTCGCCGTGGACGGTGACGATGCTGTTGTAGGCGGTGCCCATCTGGTGAGCGATGAACGCACTTTCGATCGCCGCTCGGACTTCTGCTTCGCTGCGGGCGCGGCGGGTGGCCTGCATTCCGGCTTTGTGGGCAGCGACGCTCACGGCGGCAGTCCGGCGCAACTCTTCGATCGCCCCCTCGTCGTGGGTGAGCCGGAGGGCGATCACCGCCTCTGCCAGAGCCAGATCTCTGCCGGTCTGAATCGAGACGGGCCGCTCCAGAAGCCGGGCCTGGGCGATGCTGGTTGCCGCATCCTGGACCGGCAGCGTCGCCGCTCCGGCGGCGTGGGCCTCCAGATCGGCCAGGGCGTAGGCGCTATCGGCCCCGATCCACTGGGCGATTTCGCTGCGGCTCGGGGTGGGGCCGTGCCACAGGGCATGGGTAGATCCCGGCTCGTCGATAAATAGTTCCAGATTGCCCCCCTCCAGTCGGATCGCAGCGTTTTCGAGGGGCGCACCGGCAAAGTACAAAAAGTGGCTGTTGGCGCGGAACGGATAAAGATTGTCGGGATAGTTGCGCCCGATGCTCCGCCCCGACCAGAAGATCGCAGGACCATCTACCAGGGCAGCCAGCCGCTGCCGCCGCGTGGTAAGCACACCCGCCATCGAAGGCCGCAACTGCCAGGCCACCATCTCAGGTTCTCCGTATTGCCAGTCCTCCTATTTTACTGCCGGTGCTTTGTTCTTCTACTGGACTGTAAAGGCGGCGGGGGTGACGATCGTGCCGCCGGGGGCGGTGATTGTGATCGGGCCTGTTGCGGCTCCGGTGGGCACCACGGCCTTGATCACCGTTCCAGCGGCGGTGGCTTTAAATTTGGCACTCTTGCCACCGGCAAACTGCACCTGGCTCGTTCCCCGCAGGCCGCTGCCTTCAATCGTCACGACCGATCCGACGGAACCAGCAGGAGTGAAGCTGCTGATGCCGGGAGCCAGGAGCAGTTCCCGCGCATTGATCTTGAAGGAGTAAATAAAGGTGGGAATGAGCGACTGACCACTGGGACAGGGCGCATCGATCGGCACCTCGCTGCTGGTGGTGTAGGCAGGCGCATCGACGCAGACATCGAACTGAACGTCGTTGTCGTCCTGGGTAACGCTGAAGTCGTTGTCGGTAATTGCGATCACGACGAGGGAACCGTCCGCCAGAGCCGGACCCACCGCCAGACCCTCGATCTTCTCCGGCACGACCTGACCGGCAGCCTGCAGCAACCCCAGCAGGTCGAACACGGTTGGGGTCTTGATGACCGGGATGATGCCGCCGGTCGGATTATCGGGAAGTGCGTCGATGCCCACCAGGCTGGTAGTGCTCACGTCGGTGGCAAAGCGAGTGTCAATCTTGTAGACGCGCTTGGTACTCACCGGGGTGCTGCCGGTCGGATCGTCCACGCCGATGCCCCGGTTGTCGCGTTCAAGCACCAGTAGCTGGCCATTGGGCAGCGGTGTGATCGCGCTGATGCCGATGCTGCGCCCCTGCTGGTTGGTCTTGAAGGGATCGGAGGGCACGCGGGCATTGATCGTGGCGAGGGATTCGAGCGGATAGACGTACTGGGCGAGGTTGGTGCCGCTCGTCAGATCGAATTTGCTCAGGCGAATGTTGCGGCTGTTGCGCCCGTCGCTGCTCGATCCTTCGTTGACCAGCGGATCTTGCAACAGGGCGTAGGCGGTGTTGCCTGCGATCGTGAAGCCTTCAAAGCCCCGGTTGTCCTGGCGGCCAAAGGTGAGGGCCGGATCGTCGGAGCGGCCATTGACATAGTTGAGGCTGCCGTCGGCGATCTTCGGCAGCAAATTGGGGGCGAGGTTGACGCCGCTTACGGCGCTGGGCACGTCGAAGGCACCGATAAAAGCACCGCCCGCATCGAAGCGGTAGATCGAAGGGCCGTACTCGTCGGAGACGATGAAGCTGCCGTCGGTAAGCACCGCCAGACCCTCCGAATCGAGGCTGCGGCCCAGGATCGCCGGATTGCCGTTGAGCGGGTCGAGGCTGGGGTTCAGGCCGTTGAAGGCGGTGCCGCTCGCGAAAGTGAGGCCGCCCACGGTCGTGTTGGGCGACTGGATGGTGAGTGGGATGGTCTTTACCAGTTGAAAGTTGCTGATTGCGCCGGTTTTAAGGTCGATGTCGAGGGTAAATTTCTGAATCCGGTTCTCGTAGCTGATCACTCCGCCACCGGGACCGCGATCGGGTTCTCCGTAGAAGACGAAGCGCCGCACGCCGGGGGTGCCGGTGGGCTGGTTGTTGGCCGGATCGCTTTTGGCGTAGACCAGGTCAGACCCGAAGCCGCCCAGACGGTTGATGTTGGCCGAATTGGTGCCCGGAGGAACGGGGGTGAGGTCGGTGGCGTTGCCAGGAACGGTCAGAACGTTGACCAGGGCGGGCTCAGCCCAGGCAGGAGCGCTGATCGCACTCAAAAGCAGGCAGGAGCCGACGACCAATCGCAGTGGCAGTGGCAGTGATTTCACAGCACAACTCAAAGACAGAACAGTAGCAGGATCGGCCACCAAGGTTAAGAGACGACTAAGCCCCCGCTTCAAAAAAGCAGGGGCCGGTTAGAGAGAGGACAGATTGCGGGTCTAGCGGCCAGTAAAACCGGGCACCAGTTGCAGGGCGTCCCGGACGGTGATCGCCCCCACCGAACGAAAATCTTCTTTGCGCAGCACGTAGGTGTTGACGGTCGTATCGCGGGCGCGGGCCGGACGGCGGGTGGCGGTGACGCTTACCTCATCGAGGATGCGGCCAGGCGGCAGGAAGGGCGAACTGGCCTCGGTGGCAGCCGGGGGCGTGGTCACTACAGCCGGGGTGCTCGCTGAGTCTTGCGCCAAAGCCGGGATCGCTGCCAGCCACAGGCTGAACGGGACGACAAATAGATGCCAGGAGGGCTTCAGCATAAAAAACTTTTCCTCGTGGTTGGGCCTCTATTCTAGCCCCCGCCCCCAGCCCTCAGGTGCGCTCCGAGCGGTTGTCGAGGTTGTCGTCGTCGCCAAAAAGAATCGTTTCCTTGTCGATGAGCCCCTGGGCTTCATCGACGATGTCCTCCTCTTCGTAGCTGGCGTAGTGCATCGGCTGGTCGATCGGATCGAGGGTGAGATTCTCGGCAAAGGCGCGGATCCGCTGCTGCTCGTCGCTGCCTGTCAGGTCGGTGAGCAGGCCCTCGTCGAGCATCGCCAGAAATTTTTCGTTCGCCTCCTTGACGTACTCGTAGCGCTCCAGACAGCGCTGGTAAAGGTCGAGCACCGCCTCGCGCACCTCCGGATCGACGCTCTCGGCTGCCGCCGCCAGCTCTGCCTCCGTATCGACTGCATTGGTATCGGTCAGTGTCGCCTCACCGCTAGGGCGGGGTTGGGGCTCGATAAGGGCACTATCGAGGTCACCAAAGTAGCGGGAACGCAGCTCGCGCAGGCGTTGAAGCATATCGGGTCGTCCTGAATGAAGATCCCATCAGTCTCGTCTGTTCGGGGCTTTCAGGCTTCTATCGGTCGGTGGAACTTCCGGCAGTGTCCGAGCAGATGTGAAGTTCTGCTGCGGATCGGTTGACTGACAGGGGCCGCCGATGGCACACCAAAAAGAGGAGGTAACGGGCGCGTGCAGCAAGATTACGACGACTACAGCGACGAGGACCAGCAAACCTGGAGACGACTGGTCGAACTGCAATTTCCCCTGTTGCAGGCCCACGCCTGTACAGCCTTTCAAGAGGGTTACGCGCTTCTGGAGCCGCACCTGCGCACCATACCGCGCCTGGAGGATCTGGCCCGGTTGCTGGAACGGTACGCAGGCTGGAGCGTCGTCGCCGCCGACGGCTTTCTGAGCGCCGAGGACTACTTCGCCCTGCTCGCCCGGCGTATCTTCCCGGTCGTACCGGCGATCCGCAAGGCGGGAGCGCTTCGCTTCACCCCGGCCCCGGACATCTGGCACGATGTCTGCGGCCACCTGCCGCTCTTGTTCGACCGACGCTACGGGCGCTTTGTCGCCGATCTCAGCCGGCGCTTCGCCCAGGCAGGCGAGCGGTTGCGCGTGGCAATCGGCAGGCTCTACTGGTTCACCGTCGAGACGGGCGTCGTATTCGAAGCGGGCGGGCGCAAAATTTATGGCTCGGGCATTCTCTCCGGCCCCGACGAGATCCGCTACGCAGCAGGCGATGCGGCCCCCGTGCGGCCCTTCGACCTCGCTCAGATCGTCGCGACCCAGCCGCACTACGAAGATCTGCAGCCTTTTTTTGTCGCGATCGACTCCTTCGACGCCCTGGCACCCTTACCGGCGGCCCTTGAGCGGCTGCTTAGAGGCGCTCCTGCTCGATGAGCTTTTCGCAGTGAGCGACGCCCTCATCGTTGAGCACGATCCGAAAGTTGGTCCGCTCGATGTAGCCGCTCTTTTGCAGCGCCTTGCAGGCGTCCTGGAGATCTTTGAGGCCCAGGCCGCTCGCCACCTGCACGTCTTTTAAGTACGTGGCGTGCTCGGGATCTTCGAGGGCGAGGTGGTAGATCGCCTTCAGGGTCTTCAGTTCACTCTGATGCTTATCGACAAACCGCATGGGCAGGCACTTGTGGACGTTTGTGCTTCTTTTTTAGCACGTCCGGGCCCGCTCTGCCAGTGCCGGTGTTCAGGTGACGCTCTGGCGGCGCATAAATTCGGGCCGGTCCCATTCGGCTGCGTCCATGACGGCGGTGAGGGCAGCCACCGCATCCCAGATGTCGGTGTAGCGGTTGTAGAGGGGAGCAAAGCCAAAGCGCAGCACGTCGGGAGAACGAAAATCCCCGATCACCCCCCGCCGGATGAGCGCCTGGATAATGGCGTACCCTTGCGGGTGGCGCAGGCAGACCTGGCTGCCCCGGCCTTCGCCCTCGCGGGGAGAAGCCAGGGCAAAATCGAGGCGGGCCCCCTCTACCAGATCGATGAACAGATCCCCCAGGGCGAGCGACTTGTGGCGGATCGCGTCCATCGGTGCTTCTAAGAGCAGATCGACGCCGCATTCGAGGGCAACCAGGCTCAAGATCGAAGGCGTGCCGCACAAGAAGCGCTCGATCCCGGCGGCGGGCCGATAATCGGCCTCGAAGGCAAACGGTTCGGCGTGGCCCAGCCAGCCCGTCAAAAAAGGCCGGAGTCGGGGCTGGAGGGCGTGGGCGACGTAGAGAAAGGCCGGTGCGCCGGGACCGCCGTTGAGGTACTTGTAGCCGCAACCGACAGCCAGATCGACGGCGCAGGCGTCGAGGGCTACGGGCAAGGCTCCGGCGCTGTGGGCCAGATCCCAGAGGATGAGCGCGCCACGCTCGTGGGCACAGGCGGTGATCGCAGCCATGTCGAGGCGGGCTCCGTTGCGGTAATCGACCTCGGTAAGCAGTACGACCGCCGTCTCAGCGTCAATGGCAGCGCAGATCTCGCTGGGGTTGACGGTGCGCAACCGACAGCGATGGCCCGACAGCGCCGCCAGTCCCTGGGCAATGTAGAGGTCGGTTGGAAAATTACCGTCCTGCGAAAGGATGACGGAGCGGGGTGCCTGCAACTCGACCGCTCCGGCCAGAAGTTTGAGGAGGTTGATCGAAGTCGAATCGGCCACCAGCACCTGGCCTGTGTCCGCTCCGATGAGCCTGCCAATCTTGTCGCCCACCCGGCGCGGCAGGGTAAGCCAGTCGTGGGTCGTCCAGCCGCCGATGAGCGCTTCGCCCCATTGCTTGCGCACAAGCTGCACGAGACGGTCGGAGGTGGCCAGGGGCAGAGCTCCCAGCGAGTTGCCGTCGAGGTAGACAATCCCCTGGGGCAACAGAAAATGCTTGCTGAAGGGGGCGAGGGGATCGCTCGCATCGAGGGCGAGGGCTTCGGCGCGGGAAAGCATATTGATTGAGGGTGCAGAGAGGACCGGAGGGCCAGTAAACAGACATTCCAAAGATTATGATGCACTTGCAAAAACTGCTCCCTAGAGTGGGCATCGGCTTCTTCCCCGGCTGCAGACAGGTTTGACGGTTTTTGGCTGCCTGACAATTCCACCCGCTCAGTCGTGTACC harbors:
- a CDS encoding FG-GAP-like repeat-containing protein; protein product: MQWICRFLAQLLKKPLLNRSGRSWLVGLGLAASITVQVTPAQAQVSFLSAKSLPVGVIGEAAGDLDGDGDLDLVITQLTGYYDGRVLVLKNSGNGSFDPSQSVVVPIGHNVLPGELTLGDFDGDGDLDIATANFYTSGVSVIKNNGDGTFALAQTLEFGADSVVAGDLDGDGDLDLITGLSASQSYVSLLKNNGNGTFAPPVKLLIVPSAPYSPLSVALGDLDGDGDLDIAFAPGADQGSLSVLKNNGNATFAPPNQVTTGAYLESIVLADLDGDSDLDLAITGGNERRVVQVFKNNGLGSFGAVALFSTAGKVPNTLTAGDLDGDGDLDLVSTDRTDGTVSVLTNGGNATFTTSRSYAGAGNYLARAVLGDFDGDRALDVSVGASCSSSILFNRGGTLLAARNFATGGEASAVALGDLDSDGDLDVIAVDSTGLDTGISVLKNKGNGGLGAPRRYPSPSPSGLVSGFASGDFDGDGDLDLAVAEYFSGIIQVLSNNGKGTFVATANFNAGSAISSLSVGDLDSDGDLDLLAASRNDYISVFRNGGGTFGAPRRFSFYIDNGNDLANAQVVLGDIDGDGDLDLVAPQFNSNRLGILKNNGDGTFATNTTYLSVDGRPLGVVGADFDGDGDLDLAVTVTVSNGSIVSVLLNRGDGTFDAPAIFHTIDGNSSISAGDLDGDGDVDLVTSGRLANVSVLLNRGGGRFALEASLTPAADGVAIGDLDGDGDLDLTVARGGNNTSVAVLENITRRRTLSAAAHK
- a CDS encoding aminopeptidase P family protein; amino-acid sequence: MVAWQLRPSMAGVLTTRRQRLAALVDGPAIFWSGRSIGRNYPDNLYPFRANSHFLYFAGAPLENAAIRLEGGNLELFIDEPGSTHALWHGPTPSRSEIAQWIGADSAYALADLEAHAAGAATLPVQDAATSIAQARLLERPVSIQTGRDLALAEAVIALRLTHDEGAIEELRRTAAVSVAAHKAGMQATRRARSEAEVRAAIESAFIAHQMGTAYNSIVTVHGEVLHNEHYYNPLQPGDLLLVDAGAESELGWASDITRTWPVSGRFSASQRALYDVVLAAHDDAIALIKPGVEYRDVHLAACRTIAAGLVDLGILRGQAEDLVEADAHALFFPHGVGHLIGLDVHDMEDLGDLAGYAPGRSRSHRFGLGYLRLDRTLTTGMATTIEPGFYQVPAILDDPTNRERYRQMIDWERLEQFADVRGIRIEDDVLVTSTGAEVLTADLPTQAEAIEDLVG
- a CDS encoding esterase-like activity of phytase family protein, with product MKSLPLPLRLVVGSCLLLSAISAPAWAEPALVNVLTVPGNATDLTPVPPGTNSANINRLGGFGSDLVYAKSDPANNQPTGTPGVRRFVFYGEPDRGPGGGVISYENRIQKFTLDIDLKTGAISNFQLVKTIPLTIQSPNTTVGGLTFASGTAFNGLNPSLDPLNGNPAILGRSLDSEGLAVLTDGSFIVSDEYGPSIYRFDAGGAFIGAFDVPSAVSGVNLAPNLLPKIADGSLNYVNGRSDDPALTFGRQDNRGFEGFTIAGNTAYALLQDPLVNEGSSSDGRNSRNIRLSKFDLTSGTNLAQYVYPLESLATINARVPSDPFKTNQQGRSIGISAITPLPNGQLLVLERDNRGIGVDDPTGSTPVSTKRVYKIDTRFATDVSTTSLVGIDALPDNPTGGIIPVIKTPTVFDLLGLLQAAGQVVPEKIEGLAVGPALADGSLVVIAITDNDFSVTQDDNDVQFDVCVDAPAYTTSSEVPIDAPCPSGQSLIPTFIYSFKINARELLLAPGISSFTPAGSVGSVVTIEGSGLRGTSQVQFAGGKSAKFKATAAGTVIKAVVPTGAATGPITITAPGGTIVTPAAFTVQ
- a CDS encoding outer membrane cobalamin receptor protein, with protein sequence MLKPSWHLFVVPFSLWLAAIPALAQDSASTPAVVTTPPAATEASSPFLPPGRILDEVSVTATRRPARARDTTVNTYVLRKEDFRSVGAITVRDALQLVPGFTGR
- a CDS encoding phenylalanine 4-monooxygenase, yielding MQQDYDDYSDEDQQTWRRLVELQFPLLQAHACTAFQEGYALLEPHLRTIPRLEDLARLLERYAGWSVVAADGFLSAEDYFALLARRIFPVVPAIRKAGALRFTPAPDIWHDVCGHLPLLFDRRYGRFVADLSRRFAQAGERLRVAIGRLYWFTVETGVVFEAGGRKIYGSGILSGPDEIRYAAGDAAPVRPFDLAQIVATQPHYEDLQPFFVAIDSFDALAPLPAALERLLRGAPAR
- the kynU gene encoding kynureninase, with amino-acid sequence MLSRAEALALDASDPLAPFSKHFLLPQGIVYLDGNSLGALPLATSDRLVQLVRKQWGEALIGGWTTHDWLTLPRRVGDKIGRLIGADTGQVLVADSTSINLLKLLAGAVELQAPRSVILSQDGNFPTDLYIAQGLAALSGHRCRLRTVNPSEICAAIDAETAVVLLTEVDYRNGARLDMAAITACAHERGALILWDLAHSAGALPVALDACAVDLAVGCGYKYLNGGPGAPAFLYVAHALQPRLRPFLTGWLGHAEPFAFEADYRPAAGIERFLCGTPSILSLVALECGVDLLLEAPMDAIRHKSLALGDLFIDLVEGARLDFALASPREGEGRGSQVCLRHPQGYAIIQALIRRGVIGDFRSPDVLRFGFAPLYNRYTDIWDAVAALTAVMDAAEWDRPEFMRRQSVT